A stretch of the Deltaproteobacteria bacterium IMCC39524 genome encodes the following:
- the nspC gene encoding carboxynorspermidine decarboxylase, whose product MIGIDIPKILKLAPSPAYVVDLGRLRHNLAILDEVQKRSGAKILMALKAFAMWSTFPLIRETLQGVCASSPWEARLGREEFGGEVHSFAAAFKERDVIELLSISDHLVFNSFNQLERFRPLWQKEQGRVSIGLRVNPEHSEGHTELYDPCAPNSRLGIKRSEFEGKSLEGIEGLHFHTLCEHLFEPLARTVEVFEEKFGAFLPQMKWINLGGGHHITREGYDIEGLINLVRYLKDKYDVEIYLEPGEAIAIGTGLLVGEVLDVVPGEIETAILDVSATCHMPDILEMPYRPEIAGGYDPGVKAQTYRLGGPSCLAGDIIGDWSFESSLKPGDRLAFLDMAHYTMVKTTTFNGVQHPHLCTYEPETGELQAVRSFVYEDFRGRLS is encoded by the coding sequence TTGATCGGTATCGATATCCCGAAAATTTTGAAATTGGCTCCATCTCCGGCCTACGTCGTTGATCTTGGCCGCCTGCGTCATAATCTGGCCATTCTCGACGAAGTGCAAAAACGTAGCGGGGCGAAGATCCTCATGGCACTGAAAGCTTTTGCCATGTGGAGTACCTTCCCGCTGATTCGCGAGACGTTGCAGGGTGTTTGTGCGTCTTCACCATGGGAAGCACGCCTCGGCCGCGAGGAGTTTGGCGGCGAGGTACATTCTTTTGCCGCGGCCTTCAAGGAGAGGGATGTCATCGAGCTACTGTCGATCTCCGATCACCTGGTTTTTAACTCTTTCAATCAACTGGAACGTTTTCGGCCGCTGTGGCAAAAAGAGCAGGGCAGGGTGTCGATCGGGTTGCGGGTAAACCCGGAGCACTCGGAAGGTCACACCGAGCTTTATGACCCTTGTGCGCCTAACTCGCGGCTGGGTATCAAGCGCAGCGAATTTGAAGGCAAGTCACTGGAGGGTATTGAGGGGCTGCATTTCCACACTCTTTGCGAACATCTCTTCGAACCTTTGGCGCGAACTGTGGAGGTTTTTGAAGAGAAGTTCGGCGCGTTCCTGCCGCAGATGAAATGGATCAATCTTGGCGGTGGGCACCACATCACTCGCGAGGGGTACGATATTGAGGGGCTGATCAATCTGGTTCGGTATCTCAAGGACAAGTATGACGTCGAGATCTATCTCGAACCGGGCGAGGCTATAGCGATCGGCACGGGCCTGCTGGTTGGAGAGGTTCTCGACGTTGTTCCCGGAGAGATTGAGACGGCGATTCTGGACGTTTCGGCAACCTGCCACATGCCGGATATCTTGGAAATGCCCTACCGGCCGGAGATCGCAGGCGGTTATGACCCAGGTGTCAAAGCACAGACCTATCGACTCGGTGGTCCATCATGTCTGGCTGGCGACATTATCGGTGACTGGTCCTTCGAGTCTTCGTTAAAACCCGGAGACCGGTTGGCTTTTCTCGATATGGCACACTACACCATGGTTAAGACAACCACGTTTAATGGTGTTCAGCATCCGCATCTGTGTACTTATGAGCCAGAGACCGGCGAGTTGCAGGCTGTAAGAAGCTTTGTTTATGAAGATTTCCGTGGGCGGCTCTCTTGA